A genomic region of Streptosporangium lutulentum contains the following coding sequences:
- a CDS encoding aldo/keto reductase — MSMNTHPVGGQGLVTSVEGLGTMGMTAMYGTPDDAEAVATVRRAIELGVTMFDTADMYGPFSGEELLGRAVSARRDEVVVATKGGGVTLDEAGNLVGGPNGRPDYLRRSVEGSLRRLGTDHIDLYYLHRVDPAVPMEETFGALGELVTEGKLRYLGISEASAESIRAAHSAAPLSAVQTEYSLFTRTAESNGVLDTVRELGIGFVAYAPLGRGFLTGGLRSVEGLPENDFRRTAPRFVGENLEHNLRLVDKVRAIAENRGVTPGRLALAWVLAQGVTAIPGTKRRVYLEENASAADLVLDAETLTALDEAVPAGEVAGERYTPIAMSAIQE, encoded by the coding sequence ATGAGCATGAACACGCACCCGGTCGGCGGCCAGGGTCTGGTGACCTCGGTCGAGGGACTCGGCACGATGGGCATGACCGCGATGTACGGCACGCCGGACGACGCCGAGGCCGTCGCCACGGTGCGCCGGGCGATCGAGCTGGGTGTGACGATGTTCGACACGGCGGACATGTACGGCCCGTTCAGCGGAGAGGAACTGCTCGGCCGGGCGGTGTCGGCCCGCCGCGACGAGGTCGTGGTGGCCACCAAGGGCGGTGGCGTCACCCTTGACGAGGCGGGGAACCTCGTCGGCGGTCCGAACGGCCGGCCCGACTACCTGCGCCGTTCGGTCGAGGGATCGCTCCGTCGCCTGGGCACGGATCACATCGATCTGTACTACCTCCACCGGGTTGACCCGGCGGTTCCGATGGAAGAGACCTTCGGCGCCCTGGGGGAACTGGTCACCGAGGGAAAGCTGCGCTACCTGGGCATCAGCGAGGCGTCGGCGGAGAGCATCCGCGCGGCCCACTCCGCCGCCCCGCTCTCGGCGGTCCAGACGGAATACTCGCTGTTCACGCGCACCGCGGAATCCAACGGGGTGCTGGACACCGTGCGTGAGCTGGGCATCGGCTTCGTGGCGTACGCGCCCCTGGGCCGCGGGTTCCTCACCGGTGGTCTGCGATCCGTCGAAGGACTGCCGGAGAACGACTTCCGCCGCACGGCCCCCCGCTTCGTGGGTGAGAACCTGGAGCACAACCTCCGCCTGGTCGACAAGGTCCGGGCGATCGCCGAAAATCGTGGTGTAACGCCTGGTCGGTTGGCGCTGGCGTGGGTGCTGGCGCAGGGGGTGACCGCGATCCCCGGCACCAAGCGCCGGGTCTACCTGGAGGAGAACGCCTCCGCGGCGGACCTCGTGCTGGACGCCGAGACGCTCACGGCGCTCGACGAGGCGGTTCCCGCCGGCGAGGTGGCGGGCGAGCGTTACACGCCGATCGCGATGAGTGCGATCCAGGAGTGA
- a CDS encoding NADPH:quinone reductase, whose protein sequence is MSDRETMTAAYITRPGPADEIRIGRFPVPESGPPAVLVKVRALAVNHVDTFVRSGAYRTRLPYPFVIGRDLVGAVVTAAPGFAPGDTVWCDSLGYDGRQGSFSEYAAVPADRLYPLPGGVDPENAVASLHTAATAHIGLFREAGLRIGETVVVTGAGGGVGTATVQLAVAAGARVVAATRPDDFDWCRRCGADEVVDHHDPDVYAEIAELAPGGVDVFWDNTGRHHLERTVPLLARGGRMIIMAGLGAAPVLPVGQLYTRDASLRGFVISNATVDELAAAATAINHLLARGALVSRIGTRLPLTEAARSHRLQEGAEPHRPRGRVVVLP, encoded by the coding sequence ATGAGCGACCGGGAGACCATGACCGCGGCGTACATCACGCGGCCCGGCCCGGCGGACGAGATACGGATCGGCCGGTTCCCCGTGCCCGAGTCCGGCCCGCCTGCGGTCCTGGTGAAGGTGCGGGCCCTCGCCGTCAACCACGTCGACACCTTCGTCCGCTCCGGCGCCTACCGGACCCGCCTGCCGTACCCGTTCGTCATCGGCCGCGACCTGGTGGGGGCCGTGGTCACGGCGGCGCCGGGGTTCGCCCCCGGCGACACGGTGTGGTGCGACAGCCTGGGATACGACGGCCGCCAGGGGTCCTTCTCCGAGTACGCCGCCGTGCCCGCCGACCGGCTCTACCCCCTGCCCGGCGGCGTCGACCCGGAGAACGCGGTCGCCTCCCTGCACACCGCCGCCACCGCGCACATCGGCCTCTTCAGGGAGGCGGGTCTGCGGATCGGGGAGACGGTCGTCGTGACCGGCGCGGGCGGCGGGGTCGGCACGGCCACCGTTCAACTCGCCGTGGCCGCGGGGGCGCGGGTCGTCGCCGCCACACGCCCGGACGACTTCGACTGGTGCCGGCGGTGCGGCGCCGACGAGGTCGTCGACCACCACGACCCGGACGTGTACGCGGAGATCGCCGAGCTCGCTCCCGGCGGGGTGGACGTGTTCTGGGACAACACCGGCCGGCACCACCTGGAGCGGACCGTCCCCCTGCTCGCCCGCGGCGGCCGGATGATCATCATGGCCGGTCTCGGAGCCGCCCCCGTGCTGCCGGTCGGACAGCTCTACACGCGCGACGCCAGCCTCCGCGGCTTCGTGATCAGCAACGCCACCGTGGACGAACTCGCCGCGGCGGCCACTGCGATCAATCACCTCCTGGCCCGCGGCGCCCTGGTCTCCCGGATCGGGACACGGCTGCCGCTCACCGAGGCCGCCCGGTCCCACCGCCTCCAGGAAGGCGCCGAACCTCACCGCCCCCGCGGGCGCGTCGTCGTCCTCCCGTAA
- a CDS encoding pyridoxamine 5'-phosphate oxidase family protein produces the protein MKTINDDMRLIVETARLSFVATVCPDGSPNLSPKGSMRVYDDEHIAFMDIASPNTVGNLRRDPRIEINSIDVLRRRGYRFKGAAEFREPGDPVYEWLHAWLLDLNGPGYPAHHAILVHVERALPILSPAYTFGDADEGDLRRAWARTYLADLEEER, from the coding sequence ATGAAGACGATCAACGACGACATGCGCCTGATCGTGGAGACCGCGCGGCTGTCCTTCGTGGCCACCGTGTGCCCCGACGGCTCGCCCAATCTCTCGCCCAAGGGATCGATGCGGGTATACGACGACGAGCACATCGCCTTCATGGACATCGCGTCCCCGAACACGGTCGGCAACCTCAGACGCGATCCGCGTATCGAGATCAACTCGATTGACGTCCTCCGCAGGCGGGGCTACCGGTTCAAGGGCGCCGCGGAGTTCCGCGAGCCCGGCGACCCCGTGTACGAATGGCTGCACGCATGGCTGCTCGACCTGAACGGTCCCGGCTACCCCGCCCATCACGCGATCCTGGTGCACGTGGAGAGGGCCCTGCCGATCCTGTCTCCGGCCTACACCTTCGGCGACGCCGACGAGGGGGATCTCAGGCGGGCGTGGGCACGCACCTACCTCGCCGACCTGGAAGAGGAACGATGA
- a CDS encoding prolyl oligopeptidase family serine peptidase, which produces MEDLFGFPVSDPYRWLEDSDDARVHDWAGAQDRLFRTHRAGWRERQAWASLVDQVSSFGVSEPPTVRGSVMFLAEQLREDEQRRLIVVDVEGNRRVLVDPVEIDPSGRTGLYAWWPSREGERVAVQLEVAEQPGSDITVLDVRTGEAVDGPLPRARNTSLAWLPGGEAFYYVSRVPDEEPAPGDKRLHRRVRWHRIGSPWQADAVVFGGDDAPDHYYGLTVSADGRQLAITAMVGPASHNDVYVAELIDPEAPHFVKIVDGRTTGARVLPRFLPDNDLLLVTDYQAPCGRVCTARRCDTDPAAWRTLVAEDPRAPLDECVVLDDPSLPRPLLLVARDRHGTSTLTSHDLADGRPLAELPLPGTGVVSSLRTNIPHGRHAWFSYCDATTPPTIYRYDAVSGETARETGATTAGHTPEIRSRSVRCRAGDGTEITLFLFTPAEEHQGPRPTLLYGYGSFGMPMRPWFFPMAAAWVGAGGTYAVACVRGGGEDGRHWHDAGRGPHKQRAISDFNDAATWLIDTGLTTRDQLAIFGQSAGGLLVTAAATQRPDLYAAVIAEGPLCDMVRYERFGLGCTWTDEFGTASRPEQLQWLLAYSPYHNLTHGASYPAFLLTGAVTDLQTGEAHVNKMCAALQHATGGDRPILMRREPDTAHAASPASKSRALTADLLAFAGKYTGLSPTKTTLPFRETVTESH; this is translated from the coding sequence GTGGAAGATCTGTTCGGATTCCCGGTTTCCGACCCCTACCGGTGGTTGGAAGACAGCGATGACGCGCGCGTGCATGACTGGGCCGGGGCCCAGGATCGTCTCTTCCGCACGCATCGCGCCGGATGGCGTGAGAGGCAGGCGTGGGCGTCCCTGGTCGATCAGGTGTCGTCCTTCGGCGTGTCGGAGCCTCCGACGGTGCGTGGTTCGGTCATGTTCCTCGCCGAGCAGCTCCGTGAGGATGAGCAGCGGCGCCTGATCGTCGTCGACGTCGAAGGGAACAGGCGGGTGCTGGTCGATCCGGTGGAGATCGATCCGTCCGGCCGTACCGGGCTGTACGCCTGGTGGCCGTCGCGCGAGGGCGAGCGTGTGGCCGTCCAGCTGGAGGTCGCCGAGCAGCCCGGCAGCGACATCACGGTGCTGGACGTGCGTACCGGCGAGGCGGTGGACGGGCCGTTGCCGCGCGCCCGCAACACCTCGCTCGCCTGGCTGCCGGGAGGTGAGGCGTTCTACTACGTCAGCCGTGTTCCCGATGAGGAACCGGCCCCCGGTGACAAGCGTCTGCATCGGCGGGTGAGGTGGCATCGGATCGGTTCGCCCTGGCAGGCCGACGCGGTGGTGTTCGGCGGCGACGACGCCCCGGACCACTACTACGGCCTCACGGTCAGCGCCGACGGCCGTCAGCTGGCGATCACCGCGATGGTCGGGCCCGCCTCGCACAACGACGTGTACGTGGCCGAGCTCATCGATCCGGAGGCCCCGCACTTCGTCAAGATCGTGGACGGGCGCACCACGGGCGCCCGTGTCCTCCCCCGCTTCCTCCCGGACAACGATCTGCTGCTGGTCACCGACTACCAGGCTCCGTGCGGCCGCGTCTGCACGGCGCGGCGGTGCGACACCGACCCGGCCGCGTGGCGCACGCTGGTGGCCGAGGATCCCCGGGCGCCTCTGGACGAGTGTGTGGTCCTGGACGATCCGTCGCTTCCGCGGCCCCTCCTGCTGGTGGCACGCGACCGCCACGGCACCTCCACCCTGACCTCGCACGACCTGGCCGATGGCCGGCCGCTCGCCGAGCTGCCCCTCCCCGGCACGGGCGTCGTGTCGTCCCTGCGCACGAACATCCCGCACGGACGGCACGCGTGGTTCAGCTACTGCGACGCGACCACGCCTCCGACCATCTACCGCTACGACGCCGTCAGCGGGGAGACGGCACGGGAAACCGGCGCCACGACAGCCGGGCACACTCCGGAGATCCGCAGCCGCAGCGTTCGTTGCCGCGCCGGCGACGGCACCGAGATCACGCTGTTCCTGTTCACCCCGGCTGAGGAACATCAGGGCCCCCGCCCCACCCTCCTCTACGGCTACGGCAGCTTCGGCATGCCGATGCGCCCGTGGTTCTTCCCCATGGCGGCCGCATGGGTCGGCGCCGGCGGCACCTACGCGGTCGCCTGCGTACGCGGAGGCGGCGAAGACGGCCGGCACTGGCACGACGCCGGTCGTGGACCACACAAACAACGCGCGATCAGCGACTTCAACGACGCCGCGACCTGGCTCATCGACACCGGCCTGACCACCCGCGACCAACTGGCGATCTTCGGTCAGTCCGCCGGCGGGCTACTGGTCACCGCCGCCGCCACCCAGCGACCGGACCTGTACGCCGCGGTCATCGCCGAAGGCCCGCTGTGTGACATGGTGCGCTACGAACGCTTCGGCCTGGGATGCACGTGGACGGACGAATTCGGTACCGCCTCCCGGCCCGAACAACTCCAATGGCTGCTCGCCTACTCCCCGTACCACAACCTCACGCACGGAGCCTCCTATCCCGCGTTCCTTCTCACCGGCGCGGTGACCGATCTGCAGACCGGAGAGGCCCACGTCAACAAAATGTGCGCGGCCCTTCAACACGCCACCGGCGGTGACCGGCCGATCCTCATGCGCCGAGAGCCCGACACCGCCCACGCCGCCTCCCCCGCGAGCAAAAGCCGCGCCCTGACCGCGGATCTCCTGGCCTTCGCCGGAAAATACACCGGGCTGTCGCCGACAAAGACAACCCTGCCTTTTCGCGAGACCGTCACGGAATCACATTGA
- a CDS encoding response regulator, with product MIRTSLRIILEDQPDISVVGEAADGVEAIALARRLRPDVCLVDIQMPRLDGIEVTRALAGPGVVNPLRVIVVTTFDLDEYVYGALRGGAVGFVLKDAGPVLLVEAVRAAILGDALISPSVTLRLLRRLTAAGAPATRRPAQPLSERETEVVRAVVRGRTNQEIADELFISLSTVKGHVSGIKAKLGVRNRVEIAVWAWENRIAGIA from the coding sequence ATGATCCGCACCAGCCTGCGGATCATCCTTGAGGACCAGCCCGACATCAGCGTGGTCGGCGAGGCCGCGGACGGCGTCGAGGCGATCGCGCTGGCCAGGAGGCTGCGCCCGGACGTGTGCCTGGTGGACATCCAGATGCCCCGGCTCGACGGCATCGAGGTCACCCGCGCCCTGGCCGGTCCCGGCGTCGTCAACCCGCTCCGGGTGATCGTGGTCACCACCTTCGACCTCGACGAGTACGTCTACGGAGCGCTGCGAGGCGGGGCGGTCGGCTTCGTCCTGAAAGACGCCGGCCCCGTCCTGCTCGTCGAGGCCGTCCGGGCCGCGATCCTTGGGGACGCCTTGATCTCGCCGTCGGTCACCCTGCGGCTGCTGCGCCGCCTCACGGCCGCCGGAGCACCGGCCACCCGCCGGCCCGCGCAGCCGTTGTCCGAACGCGAGACCGAGGTCGTCCGGGCCGTCGTCAGAGGCCGTACCAACCAGGAGATCGCCGATGAGTTGTTCATCTCGCTGAGCACGGTCAAGGGCCATGTTTCCGGCATCAAAGCCAAGCTGGGGGTGCGCAACCGGGTTGAGATCGCCGTCTGGGCCTGGGAGAACCGAATCGCGGGGATCGCATAG
- a CDS encoding M28 family metallopeptidase → MDDKDSQPPSHASRRVFLSISAAAAAATAGVTLSGPPAAADSARPTGPGRPATKQHPDADLRALLRTIDERRIEATVRKLVSFGTRHTLSTQDDPNRGIGAARDWIFAEMKRYAAASGGNMTVELQSYTQQPASGIPTATLITNVVATLRGSATPDRIYVVSGHYDSRVTDVMNATADAPGANDDASGVAVAMELARVMAGRRPKATIVFAAVAGEEQNLYGARYMAGQYKAAAADVQAMFTNDIVGSSTADDGTRDPRTVRLFAEGVPTAETPAQANTRRSVGGENDSPARQLARFVTNVADNDSTGMNVRIIYRRDRYRRGGDHIGFLEQGYPAARFTEPNENFDHQHQDVRVENGKQFGDLPEFCDFAYIARVARVNAATLWSLAQAPGTPKDVKVRTNQLTNDTDLVWTRGTEPDLAGYEVVWRETTSPDWTHVIPVGDVTEVRIDLSKDNVFFGVRAVDRAGHRSPASFPLPS, encoded by the coding sequence GTGGATGACAAAGATTCTCAACCCCCCAGTCATGCCAGCCGTCGTGTCTTTCTCTCCATCTCCGCGGCCGCGGCGGCGGCGACCGCGGGAGTGACCCTCTCCGGGCCTCCGGCGGCAGCGGACTCGGCTCGCCCCACCGGTCCCGGCCGGCCCGCCACCAAGCAGCATCCCGACGCGGACCTGCGCGCTCTGCTACGAACCATCGACGAGCGACGCATCGAGGCCACCGTCCGCAAGCTCGTGAGCTTCGGCACCAGGCACACCCTCTCCACCCAGGACGATCCGAACCGCGGCATCGGCGCCGCCCGCGACTGGATCTTCGCCGAGATGAAGCGGTACGCCGCGGCGTCCGGCGGGAACATGACCGTCGAGCTGCAGTCCTACACCCAGCAGCCCGCCTCAGGGATCCCCACCGCCACCCTCATCACCAACGTCGTCGCCACCCTGCGCGGCTCCGCCACCCCTGACCGGATATACGTGGTGTCGGGCCACTACGACTCACGGGTCACCGACGTCATGAACGCCACCGCGGACGCGCCGGGCGCCAATGACGACGCCTCCGGCGTGGCCGTCGCCATGGAACTCGCCCGGGTCATGGCCGGCCGCCGGCCCAAGGCCACCATCGTCTTCGCCGCCGTCGCGGGAGAGGAGCAGAACCTGTACGGCGCGCGATACATGGCCGGGCAGTACAAGGCCGCGGCCGCCGACGTGCAGGCGATGTTCACCAACGACATCGTCGGCAGCAGCACCGCCGACGACGGCACCCGCGATCCCCGCACCGTACGGCTCTTCGCCGAGGGCGTGCCCACCGCCGAGACACCCGCCCAGGCGAACACCCGCCGCTCGGTCGGCGGCGAGAACGACTCGCCCGCCCGCCAGCTCGCCCGCTTCGTCACGAACGTCGCCGACAACGACTCCACCGGCATGAACGTCCGGATCATCTACCGCCGTGACCGTTACCGCCGCGGCGGTGACCACATCGGTTTCCTCGAACAGGGCTATCCCGCCGCTCGCTTCACCGAGCCCAACGAGAACTTCGACCACCAGCACCAGGACGTACGCGTCGAGAACGGCAAACAATTCGGCGACCTCCCCGAATTCTGCGACTTCGCCTACATCGCCCGCGTCGCCCGCGTCAACGCCGCGACCCTCTGGTCACTCGCCCAGGCCCCCGGCACTCCCAAGGACGTCAAGGTCCGCACCAACCAGCTCACCAACGACACCGACCTCGTGTGGACTCGCGGCACCGAACCCGACCTCGCCGGCTACGAAGTCGTCTGGCGTGAGACCACCAGCCCTGACTGGACCCACGTCATCCCGGTCGGCGACGTCACCGAAGTGCGCATCGACCTGTCCAAGGACAATGTCTTCTTCGGCGTGCGGGCCGTCGACAGAGCCGGGCATCGCAGCCCCGCGAGCTTCCCCTTGCCCTCCTGA
- a CDS encoding zinc-binding dehydrogenase translates to MSISPLVVVGASGGIGSFLVQLARQAGARVVATGRADDAEFLKDLGADETVDYTSTDITEETLRRVLGGVDVVIDLANAGPGLEGSAAAARPGGRLISPMGGPPAFDREVTATYAGTVAPQGRLDELAAQAADGRLRVEIGGNYAFADSRQALIDFSAHHVRGKVTITF, encoded by the coding sequence GTGTCGATCTCGCCGCTGGTCGTGGTGGGAGCCTCGGGAGGGATCGGCTCGTTCCTGGTCCAGCTCGCCAGGCAGGCGGGGGCGAGGGTGGTCGCCACCGGGCGTGCCGACGACGCGGAGTTCCTCAAGGACCTCGGCGCGGACGAGACCGTCGACTACACGAGCACGGACATCACCGAAGAGACGCTGCGGCGGGTCCTGGGCGGCGTGGACGTGGTGATCGATCTGGCCAATGCCGGCCCCGGCCTCGAAGGGTCGGCCGCCGCGGCCAGGCCCGGTGGGCGGCTGATCTCCCCGATGGGAGGGCCGCCGGCTTTCGACCGGGAGGTCACGGCCACCTACGCCGGAACCGTCGCGCCACAGGGGCGGCTCGACGAACTCGCCGCCCAGGCCGCGGACGGGCGGCTGCGGGTGGAGATCGGCGGGAACTACGCCTTCGCCGACTCCCGTCAGGCGCTCATCGACTTCTCCGCACACCATGTCCGCGGCAAGGTAACCATCACGTTCTGA
- a CDS encoding RNA polymerase sigma factor — MKDRIAGIYADGWSRIVATMIRFTGGDWDLAEECTQEAFAQALQKWPESGVPDQPLAWLTTTARNRAIDRIRRASTEAAKLRKVAAMDLEPPPYPNDSEIPDERLELMFTCCHPSLNLDAQVALTLRSLAGMSTAEIARAFLVPERTMAQRVFRAKQKVAHAGIPFRVPPAHLLPDRLPAVLHVLYLLFNEGYGDPRKARLCREAIRLARVVTALMPDEPEAQGMLALMLLHDARRPARTDAAGDVVTLAEQDRSLWDQAQITEGAAICERALRRRRAGPFQLQAAIAACHATAPVAARTDWPQIVGLYTQLARIAPSPIVDLNRAVAIGMASGPEAALPLVDAIAETGQLNGYYLLHATRADLLRRTGRAQEAADSYRAALDLAPTDAERRFLRDRLRLT, encoded by the coding sequence GTGAAGGACCGGATCGCCGGGATCTACGCCGACGGGTGGAGCCGGATCGTGGCCACCATGATCCGGTTCACCGGCGGCGACTGGGACCTGGCCGAGGAGTGCACGCAGGAGGCGTTCGCGCAGGCACTCCAGAAGTGGCCGGAATCAGGCGTACCGGACCAGCCACTCGCGTGGCTGACCACCACTGCACGCAACCGCGCGATAGACCGGATCCGTCGCGCGTCGACCGAGGCGGCGAAGCTGCGGAAGGTGGCCGCGATGGACCTGGAGCCGCCGCCCTACCCGAACGACAGCGAGATCCCCGACGAGCGCCTGGAGCTCATGTTCACCTGCTGCCATCCGTCGCTGAATCTCGACGCCCAGGTGGCGTTGACCCTGCGGAGCCTGGCCGGCATGAGCACCGCCGAGATCGCGCGTGCGTTCCTGGTGCCGGAACGCACCATGGCCCAGCGCGTCTTCCGGGCCAAACAGAAGGTCGCACACGCGGGCATTCCGTTCCGGGTGCCGCCCGCGCACCTGCTGCCGGATCGCCTCCCCGCCGTGCTCCACGTGCTCTACCTGCTGTTCAACGAGGGATACGGAGATCCGCGGAAGGCCCGGCTGTGCCGGGAGGCCATCCGTCTCGCGCGGGTGGTGACGGCGCTGATGCCCGACGAGCCCGAAGCGCAGGGCATGCTCGCGCTGATGCTGCTGCACGACGCCCGGCGGCCGGCGCGCACGGACGCGGCCGGCGACGTGGTCACCCTGGCCGAGCAGGACCGCTCGCTGTGGGATCAGGCGCAGATCACGGAGGGCGCCGCGATCTGCGAACGAGCACTGCGCCGGCGCCGCGCCGGGCCGTTCCAGCTTCAGGCGGCCATCGCGGCGTGCCATGCCACCGCGCCGGTCGCGGCCCGGACGGACTGGCCGCAGATCGTCGGGCTGTACACGCAGCTCGCGCGCATCGCGCCGAGCCCGATCGTGGATCTGAACCGGGCCGTGGCGATCGGCATGGCGAGCGGTCCCGAGGCGGCGCTGCCACTGGTCGACGCGATCGCCGAGACCGGACAGCTCAACGGCTACTACCTGTTGCACGCCACACGCGCCGATCTGCTGCGACGCACCGGCCGCGCGCAGGAGGCGGCCGACAGCTACCGCGCGGCGCTCGACCTCGCACCCACCGACGCCGAGCGCCGTTTCCTGCGCGACCGGCTGCGGCTCACCTGA
- a CDS encoding YciI family protein, whose protein sequence is MKYLMLVCTDPSYTPGQDDGAPDVEDWVTEMDGKGIRLMGNRTRPASDATTVRVRNREVLLTDGPYAETKDQIAGFDILDCADLDEAIDVASKHPMAWAGMIELRPFWPDDED, encoded by the coding sequence ATGAAGTATCTGATGCTGGTGTGCACCGACCCGAGCTACACGCCCGGCCAGGACGACGGGGCCCCGGATGTGGAGGACTGGGTCACGGAGATGGACGGCAAGGGGATCCGGCTGATGGGCAACCGTACCCGCCCGGCGAGCGACGCGACCACGGTCCGCGTCCGCAACCGTGAGGTGCTGCTGACCGACGGCCCGTACGCGGAGACCAAGGACCAGATCGCCGGCTTCGACATCCTTGATTGCGCCGATCTCGACGAGGCCATCGACGTCGCGTCCAAGCACCCGATGGCGTGGGCCGGGATGATCGAGCTGCGTCCCTTCTGGCCCGACGACGAGGACTAG
- a CDS encoding SRPBCC family protein, with product MDMVTGAQVAVALVVPIPRERMWELVTAVDRIGEWSPETIGGNWCDDTRSPAPGARFIGRNRFPNGRESMVTCVVTEAERPSVFAWTVLDGAGLVGSAWRYELREGGEPGSTLVHHSFTHGPGASGARADAEADPKALDSRLVTLCRNMTTTITAMAAADSVIGATR from the coding sequence ATGGACATGGTCACCGGTGCACAGGTAGCGGTTGCCCTGGTCGTCCCGATACCACGCGAGCGGATGTGGGAGCTGGTCACCGCGGTGGACCGGATCGGCGAATGGAGCCCGGAGACCATCGGTGGGAACTGGTGCGACGACACCCGAAGCCCGGCTCCGGGTGCCCGGTTCATCGGCCGGAACCGGTTTCCCAACGGACGTGAAAGTATGGTGACCTGCGTGGTCACCGAAGCGGAGCGGCCGAGTGTCTTCGCCTGGACCGTCCTTGACGGCGCCGGCCTGGTCGGCTCGGCGTGGCGCTACGAGCTGCGCGAGGGCGGGGAGCCGGGGAGCACCCTGGTCCACCACTCGTTCACCCACGGCCCCGGCGCCAGCGGCGCCCGCGCGGATGCCGAGGCCGACCCGAAGGCGCTTGACAGCCGTCTGGTCACCCTGTGCCGAAACATGACCACCACGATCACCGCGATGGCCGCCGCCGATTCCGTGATAGGAGCAACCCGATGA